In Achromobacter pestifer, the DNA window CCGCGACATCGCCGTGCTGGAAGAAGTGGGCGTGCCCTACGAACTGCTGGACCGCAGCCGCCTGGTGGCGGCCGAGCCCGCCCTGGCGCGTTCGCTGCACAAGCTGTCGGGCGGCCTGCGCCTGCCCAATGACGAGACCGGCGACTGCCAGCTGTTCACGACGCGACTGGCCGAAATGGCCAAGGCCCTGGGCGTGGAATTCCGCTTTGGCCAGACGGTGTCGGGCCTGAATACTGCCGGCGGCCAGATCACCGGCGTGCGCGTGGGCAACGAAGTGCTGACCGCCGACCGTTATGTCGCTGCCTTCGGCAGCTACACGCGCGACTTTCTCAGCCCGTTGGGCCTGGACCTGCCGGTGTATCCGCTCAAGGGCTACTCGCTCACCATACCCATGGCCGACGAATCGGCCGCGCCGGTCTCGACCATCCTGGACGAAACCTACAAGATCGCCGTCACGCGCTTCGACCAGCGCATCCGCGTGGGCGGCATGGCCGAGATCGCGGGCTTCGACCTGCGCCTGAAGGACGCCCGCCGCAAGACGCTGGAGCTGGTCGTCAACGATCTGTTCCCCGGCAGCGGCCACGTGGCCCAGGCGGAATTCTGGACCGGCCTGCGCCCCATGACGCCGGACGGCACGCCCGTGGTCGGCGCCACCCGCTACGGCAACCTGTACCTGAACACCGGCCACGGCACGCTGGGCTGGACCATGGCTTGCGGCTCCGGCAAGCTGGTGGCCGATCTGGTCATGGGCCAGCGCCCGGCCATCCGCACGGACGGCCTGGCCCTGTCGCGCTACGACCGCAAGGCGGCATCCAGCCAATCGCTGGTGCTG includes these proteins:
- a CDS encoding D-amino acid dehydrogenase; translation: MHVIVLGSGVIGTTTAYYLARLGAKVTVLDRQPSAAQETSYANAGQVSPGYSTPWAAPGIPLKAIKWLFQKHAPLAIRLDGSLFQLKWMASMLANCSAERYSVNKERMLRLSEYSRDCLRELRQSTGIHYEERTRGTLQLFRTEAQLEAARRDIAVLEEVGVPYELLDRSRLVAAEPALARSLHKLSGGLRLPNDETGDCQLFTTRLAEMAKALGVEFRFGQTVSGLNTAGGQITGVRVGNEVLTADRYVAAFGSYTRDFLSPLGLDLPVYPLKGYSLTIPMADESAAPVSTILDETYKIAVTRFDQRIRVGGMAEIAGFDLRLKDARRKTLELVVNDLFPGSGHVAQAEFWTGLRPMTPDGTPVVGATRYGNLYLNTGHGTLGWTMACGSGKLVADLVMGQRPAIRTDGLALSRYDRKAASSQSLVLDGKSA